A window of Cydia fagiglandana chromosome Z, ilCydFagi1.1, whole genome shotgun sequence genomic DNA:
AATCAAATAGAAAGTGGCAACTAAAGTGGTCGAATATTACCTTCGAATACCACCTTTTGTTTAGTTTGTTACTTACCACCGGAATAAGGATGTGTTGCGATATATTTAGTCAATAGGTGTTGTTGTGTACGTTTTTGGTACTTAAAAGGTTGCTAGAGTATTTCAATGGTGTGTGCTTATTAAATGCTTTACCTACTTTAGTTCACATTTTTGGTCTGACACCATTAAATTTTAAAGCCACATCTTGAAATATGATCAAAGTAACAATTTGTTTCCTAGCAGGTAAAACTGTTAAAAGAATAGTCTTAGGTAAGCGACACTGAGCTGAAACAAATGTTTTGGGTAGGTATAGCTAATTTGGCTACCAAAATGTGCATTgcatgaaatataaaaaaaaatattagtggaatttttatttaagaaattaATTGTTTACTATTCCAGATTGACTGCTGCATCAAATTAAGTGGCATGCCCGATTTGACGCTCACTTTCGTAAACCCGCGCCTGTTCGATGACGTCTCGTTTCACCCTTGCGTGAGATTTAAACGATGGGAGGTACGACATTTCAAATATCTGATGTTACAGTTCCTCCTTCCTCTATCAAATCTTTACACAATCCCTATTTCCACAAAAGAAAACCTAACTGGAGCAATATTTATTCCTGATAATATTTTCTATGCCATAAATCAAATTGCATATTTTATAACATTAACAACTGTACAAATTATAATTAACTCCTCTTTTAAAAAGTagtatcctcctaaggcccagccatacaaatttaaaatccataatttgccactgaaatttgaaccaaCAGTATAAGAAACAGTTGATTTTGCGTTCCAtgaaaatcgaacgaaacaatccaaaagcgactctgttccaattgaatataattgaaatttcattgaactgaagaagtactataggtaggtctTAGGGCCATAGGAGGGTATAGTTCTCGAGCTTATTGAATGGATCTTGATTCGAAAggaccttataaaaataatttatatttgttattacagTCTGAAAGAATCTTATCGTTCATCCCTCCGGACGGCAACTTCCGTCTGATGTCGTACCACATCGGGTCCCAGAGTGTGGTGGCCATACCCATATACGTGCGGCACAACTTGATGCTTCGCTCCAACGGGGACCACGGGCGGCTCGACCTGACCGTCGGACCTAAACAGACGATGGGCAGAACTTTAGAGAGTATGTGTATATTGTGTATCATTTAATCAAAGTGTATAGTtctatttttttagcattagatagaaggtaagcgatcttaacatgtctttttattaaaaatcaccattgaaaaataagtcacagcaaatatgttagaattataaattatatacgatcttttacattcttttgctttcataagtaatataaactaatttattaaagcgtttttcaatatgtttaaataaaaagacacgtcaagattgtttaccttctttctaatccTAAAAAAATCGAAATATAGGATAATACAGTAATTTATCTCCTAACATTTTAGATTCACGTTCGAAGTTCTAAAAACATATCAAACATTCATGCTAACTCACATATTCAGACTGCTAAATAATGAATGTGGCCCATAACTAACAGGTAGATGACACAGTCGCGCCCGTAGCCAATTGATATAAAGTTTACATGTTCTTAGGTTTCCTAGCTTTTGAATATAGCGATTTCATGGAACTACTATGTGTAGTACCTACATGTAATGCACGTTCATTTGTAAAAGAAAACTCTGTTCTCTTAAAAATATAGGAATGCAAAGAGATGTAGAATCGTATTCAATTCACGCAAATACGGCAATATTAGTAATAAATATCTACCAGTTCAAACCAGATATGTAATAccaaaataatacatttttttcttgtataatATCTGCAGTGATAACTAACCCCCCTGCATAGGAATTTGTTTACAGGGGGGTCAATAACCTCTGCAGCTTACTATACTTACTCTTTTGTAGTAGgtacttttcaaaaaaaatcgagtcgtttgcccagcagtgggacaccaatgtaggctaataaaaaaatctagtgTTTTCTTATTCGTTGTATGTCAATTTCAGATGTGGCATTAGAAATCTGCATGCCGAAGTGCGTTCTGAACTGCTCGCTGACCGCTAACCAGGGCAAGTACTCGTACGACCCGGTCAGCAAGGTGCTGCTGTGGGACGTCGGGCGTATAGAGCTACCGAAGTTGCCTAATATTAGAGGAACTGTGAGTAACAATTACAACTAATGATACCTATAAGTGAcgccccacgggtaaaggtaccttatggcggctggcgcttacgctattattaacgccgctccaatattattgcggcgctttgcgacgtaagcgccagcccccataaggtaccttttgccgtggaacgtcacataaataaatgaacCTATAAGTCATTATTGAAGCTGCATacaatggcgttattcataaacgaatTATTGGCCTGAATCGTATGTCTttgtctgtcattttgacttatatatttgcaagaaagggataaaaccaAATTTTGAATAGAATAGACGTAGTTTAATTCTTAACAGATAAAAAAGACGAACAAAAAAAAAGCGTACACATAAACATTACAACACATCAATACAtaagtaaagttttatgaataagggggttatacGATTAGACATGTTTATTGCGTCATTATTCCGACAGGATTTgctttgtttttttaaattatattgccGGTTCTTTTTTTAACTATAACGTGAGTCCACCGCGATactatttttacagtacatacataTTGTGCTAATTTACATAGCACAACCTTTCGTCTGTCTATAGCACTGATCAGTACGCACGAATTAAAATCCTTTGTTTAATACAATAGGTTTAAATTCGttcgcactgatcagtgcttagacatacgaaggattaaggacaatacgtgcctatgtcaaaaattatatatactatactgtagaacgttgtacaatacacgtgcaaaTTTCCTACTTGTCACGTTACacgtatcgtaatgtactaataCTACTAATTAACCATCTGTTTCTGTATCAGGTGTCAGTAGCGTCAGGCGCGGACACGACAGGCGCGACGCCCAGCGTGAACGTCCACTTCACGATACCGCAGCTGGCCGTGTCCGGGCTGCGCGTCTCGCGGCTGGACATGTACGGCGCCAAGTACAAGCCGTTCAAGGGCGTCAAGTACGTCACCAAGGCGGGCAAGTTCCACGTGCGCATGTGATGCGAACCCAACCCGGACCTGGCGTGGCTCTTCCTCAGGTTGCTGTGACCCGACTAAACGAGTATGAACCTGCTAGTATCCTTTGTATATGTcgcttaaccttttggacgccaattaCCGATATGTGCGCACCGTATGCgcatcggtcacagaccacaaaGCAACATAGAcatacgtgcatatgcataaagtttaatttcagttttgacacttcggtgacgtggcatcagcgtgacagcttttgtgtttgacactgcgtcgaaaaggttaacttCAAacttaccttttcttaataccttAATACTCTTAATACCAatatcgcataatctgacatatgaaaatttacccgagtttgaagttaagcgacataTACAAGTCGAGCAAGTTGAGCCGTTCATTAACGTCAAGTACATCACTAAGGCGGACAAGTTCAACGTGCGAATGTGATGAGAACCCAACCCGGACCTGGCGTGGCTCCTAAGTGTAAGTGTGGCTtgagtggacgctcggagcggagcgttcggcggggcgtgcagcgtggcgtcgggctcacaagtgatttaaGCAGCGcgcactaaggccgctcctaaatgtttgcatttgtttaacatgcacgccgcactccccgccccgctgcacgcccaACCCAAGCGTCCACTCAGCCTTAAACTAAATGTAATTTCTAAGCTATTAATATGTTATGTTTCGCTTTGGCTTGGCTAGTAAAGGTCTATTTGCCTGCTATTCGCCCATTAATCTATGTACATATGGACATGGCACGCCGGCAGTCTCTTGGCGTCATACGTTTAGATATCGAGTTATACTCGTAGATATAGTAATATAATTCGTGCCAGCAGGGATGCACGGGGCGGGTCGACGATGTCCATCGTGTTTTGTGAAATTGTAAGGTAAATGATGTAACTTATAACCGCGTTAACAGTATGCCGCGCCGCCAGCCGCCCCGCCAGTCGCTTTAGATTTAGACCAAtctcgtggccaggccgttagcCTGAAACGGAACGGAGCGGTCTTTTTATACTTATAATTAGGAAAATTGTATAAACCGTGACGGCGATTGGAGCTCCATTTTGTAAAAAGGCTGTTATTTAAAGCCTAATCCACAACCCAACGGTGGTTAGTCAGAtgtaaaatgattgatgttaaagttcatataaatataattctaCCTGTATGTTACTGAAATAAAATAGAggttaagatattttgagcgtatcaatagaaataattttacatctgaaaataaatgtattagtCAAGTAAGTTACGCGGGTAAGTTCATTTATAATTCAAAGGTGCGATTCAGTCTTGGTCAGCTCTACTGATTTGAGTAATTTTGTAAACGTCTGTTAGATCTACCAAGTTGTCGATAATCatccgtcattttgacattTTGTAATTGTTAGAGATACAcaattttatgatacctacGACTGGCGAGCGAGAGATTTTCACTTTCATGGATAGATATCAATATTGTATGTAGATGGAAAGTATAAATATGCAATTTTCATGTACTTGTTGATTATTATAGTGTTATTTAATTTAGATCAACATATTATGTAATCATAAGGTGAATGTTATACAATATATCCGAACGTAGTACTTATTCTACAATAAACTTAATGTCAACTTTTTACACTAGGCGTCAAGATACATATCTAGATGTATCTTCATATGGATTTGTCGTCGCCATATctgaagccccctccagactatgcgcgtgaatcgcgggcgaagttGCGAACGCGAGtttggagtcgatttcgctgtctgcgaaaatcgacgccacactcacgttcgcggcttcgcgccgcgattcgcgcacgagtgtggaggaggcttgaCACTGCATGTATAGTCAGTAATAGACTTGAAGGCCAATAATGATGATGGATTTTGTAGGCACGAATGATTTGTATTCTTTCGTTTGCAAAAACTATGTAAATTGCTAATTATAACGGTTTTATAACTTAACTCTCGTTTTACTTTACCCTCACCGGAGAGTCCAAATAAAGAATAGGGTATTGGTTCGATCTCCCGATCTAACGATGAATTGGTACCTAGCCTAAACCTAGCAAGAGAAAACTCAATCTCACGTATGCAGACACCGTGACATATATGACACTGTAGATACTTTGCCTTTGataactgccggcctagccaaggttacaatcgctatcgcttcgacaacgaaaaccattatgtctctctatcactcttccatattagtgcgacagtgacagttgcgtttcgatcgctacggagcgtaagcgatcggcatcttggctacgcggcctgatcagACAGAATTTTCCTGGCAAGAATGAGTGTTTGCAAAATGTAAAAATTAATCTGTTATCAATAGTCATAGATTAataatagaccagcggtggaacaaaaatgggttttgataacattaaagttttttcttttttgatatgttattgtaagcatgttaaataacgttcatgtaaaaagttagaaaattttaggtggagcgttcggccatatttaaatatttcaatttttgctaaataactatgtaaatataaaattaaagttacaaaaaactttaacatattcaataacactttaatttattcacaatattcggtttttagaaatctggaacagctgctttctggtgaacgtaaaaacacgaattattatgtaaatacagaattagagtagctgatattgcaaaattacgatattacctatcaacttagtatacatgtaaaaagttagaaatgtagacaatgtgcttgtctagatattgatttctggttaagcagtatagccaatattgaattaaagtctgtagagttaatattacacggtcataataaagatcttacttctcacacaaaagattagaaatataaaatcacggcgacactaaatactgatacgtaagtatgcattccgagcttatatttcaaacgcgcggcgttttcgcgcgccgcgctgtgcgccggggcaggaggcagcgatcgacggtcgcgggctagcggttagcgcggtgaccttaaaatacgcaaagcgtttataaaattattatcaatggtaaatagttattttacacagtacactaatggaaacttaccttcccttatttatttctatatgtactagggattgcccgcggtttcgtttacgtagaattcgttatcgtgttaagtatagaaataatagatacatttgaaaattattttaggtgcattgtcatacagataactacccttgttaaagtattcttcaaattcaatacacaggtgtcatttcaatataattttgcgtaatttggcgcttttaggttataaatgactagcgacatattttttaagagcgatcatctccgataatatttactttatcataaaatcaatttcaaactaacgttattcaatatttatcattttaaagtcaatattaccaaccaactgatccaatttacctacggaaacaactcaaaatttgcatcaaattaaatgccacttttcttatccgtttcgaaaaatcaagagggcctttacgagctgatgtgatgaaaattttatttaaccttcgtccctcgaaaccttcactacgctcaaggttcaattttacgaaccactcgctacgctcgtgcttcaattttagaatgtttgaatttgtgaatgtacttcctgcctcgcacagccaaactgtggaatgaactgtccgatacgaccttcaaaccttaaaagacccccatcttaaaggtcggcaacgcgcttgcaacccttctggtgttgcgggtgtccatgggcggcggtaatcgctaaccaccaggtgatccgtctgctcgtttgcctcctatttaataaaaaaaatgtttcgcttgtttgggtatcaatattagcacgagcggttaatcaacaacttttccccttgtaaaacaaataaggtaggtgaagtgcaggcatatcaggcccggcgggtaacaaggcccagcattcaaaaataacagttgctccctattattcccaattattctgaatttgtacttgttgctaagaaggcccactgtcagtgcaggtaaaaaggtccagtcccgggccttattgaacatatgagatgaaatattagattaaaatattttaagataattttgaatatttttaatctcttattaataaggtcgatttgaagaaacttctataaaattatgacttataaataacacttgcactgcgtgggctgtcaaaattgctgcagactttttcttggtctaactctaataatttatcacttgctttattgacctaaagacgtttatagatcaaaaagtctaataacattgcggcacttatactttttagaggcagtaactatttacaagtgactttttttgttaatacataggtaggtatttacgatagaagtgcgaaaaatagatattttgcaacgagtgacaaattttaacacacggccaaagggagtgttttaatgtgcttattatagcaccggtgtcgtaatgtagcaccagatgtactgtcaaaattatgttaatataatacttatttgttacgaataaatatttatactgtaaaaaattatcccaccaaacacattttcatgtaaattgttgctaagacgaaaccataagactcgcactgtcaaaaagttgtcagatctcttgtcgagccaagcttcaaactctacaagccctaacttcactaactctacaccttagtcaaaatatgtggcttggctgtttcgctaccgccacatgggcataaggtgaaaaatttattaaattcattatttttagggttccgtacctcaaaaggaaaaatactgaacccttataggatcactcgtgtgtctggctgtctgtctgtcacagcctatttgctccgtaactactgcaccaataagttgaaatttggtatacacatgtaagtctataacccaagaacatacatgtaaagtaaataatagaaattcaaatgtgacgttccacgggaaaaggtaccttatgagggtttctagtttcggagttatgaaatgttttgtaaagaggtgaaaaaatgctcaatttttttttattgtgtgatctcaaaccttaatgcgtaac
This region includes:
- the LOC134679494 gene encoding AP-3 complex subunit mu-1, translating into MIHSLFIINPSGDVFLEKHWRSVIPRSVCDYYLEAQRASPNDVPPVLAAPHHYLISIQRGGVALVAVCQQEVAPLFVIEFLHRVVDTFQDYFSDCTETIIKENYVVVYELLDEMLDNGFPLATESNILKELIKPPNILRTIANTVTGKSNVSSILPSGQLSNVPWRRSGVKYANNEAYFDVVEEVDAIIDKSGATVSAEIQGYIDCCIKLSGMPDLTLTFVNPRLFDDVSFHPCVRFKRWESERILSFIPPDGNFRLMSYHIGSQSVVAIPIYVRHNLMLRSNGDHGRLDLTVGPKQTMGRTLENVALEICMPKCVLNCSLTANQGKYSYDPVSKVLLWDVGRIELPKLPNIRGTVSVASGADTTGATPSVNVHFTIPQLAVSGLRVSRLDMYGAKYKPFKGVKYVTKAGKFHVRM